A DNA window from Pseudomonas resinovorans NBRC 106553 contains the following coding sequences:
- a CDS encoding NAD(P)/FAD-dependent oxidoreductase, which produces MAKRIVVVGASLAGLKAVEQLRGNGWTDAISVVGAEPWMPYDRSLLSRHLESAGVDARSSLGKPFLEALALPRSPLLGEVDWRLGNPAVSCSIEDKQLTLADGQRVRWDGLVIATGLRPRRLALHGHEEQRFVVHTLEDATRLRSRLTAGRKVTIVGAGFLACEIAATATQLGCAVTVIDSNTAPMERPLGSLVGRLLQRYQEARGVRFVLGQRVEGFSTSAIGELNGLRLSNGSLLPTEIVVETLGFQGNVNWLAGNGLDLHDGVLCNDRLQLPGHPGVVAVGDVARFVNPLYRAITQRPEHWAAPDETARRAAVSLTAQLLCRKPRTTPFRPLPQQESNLFSLRLQVIGAPGYGQKMCVLDGDPSQPLDDRSTLAIGYLKGTVVTGVLLVNLPHRTRAFRQLVANSLEEPQQEALEHA; this is translated from the coding sequence TTGGCGAAACGGATAGTGGTCGTTGGCGCATCGCTCGCCGGCCTCAAGGCCGTGGAGCAACTACGCGGCAACGGATGGACGGACGCCATTTCAGTGGTGGGTGCCGAACCCTGGATGCCTTACGACAGATCGCTCCTGTCCAGGCACCTGGAAAGCGCCGGGGTCGATGCGCGGAGCTCACTCGGCAAGCCCTTCCTCGAAGCCCTGGCGCTACCACGGAGCCCGCTCCTCGGTGAGGTCGACTGGCGGCTCGGAAACCCCGCCGTTTCATGCTCGATCGAGGACAAGCAGCTGACCCTGGCCGATGGACAGCGCGTTCGCTGGGATGGCCTGGTGATCGCCACGGGGCTGCGTCCCCGGCGGCTCGCGCTCCACGGACATGAGGAGCAACGTTTTGTCGTGCATACGCTCGAGGATGCCACCCGGCTGCGGTCGCGGCTGACGGCCGGCCGCAAGGTCACGATCGTGGGGGCCGGCTTCCTCGCCTGCGAGATAGCGGCGACGGCGACGCAACTGGGCTGTGCCGTGACAGTCATCGACTCGAACACGGCGCCGATGGAGCGCCCCCTCGGGTCGCTGGTGGGCCGATTGCTGCAACGCTACCAGGAAGCACGCGGCGTCAGGTTCGTCCTGGGGCAGCGCGTCGAAGGCTTCAGCACGTCGGCGATCGGTGAGCTCAACGGACTTCGGCTCAGCAATGGCTCATTGCTGCCAACCGAGATCGTGGTCGAGACGCTCGGCTTCCAGGGCAACGTCAACTGGCTCGCGGGAAACGGGCTCGACCTGCACGACGGCGTGCTCTGCAACGACCGGCTCCAACTGCCAGGACACCCAGGTGTCGTTGCTGTGGGCGATGTGGCTCGCTTCGTCAATCCACTGTATCGGGCCATCACGCAACGCCCGGAGCACTGGGCCGCCCCCGACGAGACGGCACGCCGCGCGGCCGTTTCCCTGACGGCTCAACTGCTCTGCCGGAAACCCCGGACCACGCCATTCCGACCGCTGCCGCAACAGGAGAGCAACCTGTTTTCCCTGCGACTCCAGGTCATCGGCGCGCCTGGATACGGCCAGAAGATGTGCGTCCTGGACGGTGACCCGAGCCAGCCGCTCGACGACCGCAGCACGCTTGCGATCGGCTACCTCAAGGGCACCGTCGTGACCGGCGTCCTGCTGGTCAACCTGCCCCATAGAACCCGGGCATTCCGGCAACTGGTCGCCAACTCCCTGGAAGAACCCCAACAAGAGGCACTGGAGCATGCATGA
- a CDS encoding PAS domain-containing methyl-accepting chemotaxis protein, producing the protein MFTNKTPRRLAGEIVDYIESLLRDQPDELGGKPHISRHHALAECLARLAHRIAPPADTQAQRAATAMEHDLVEDLKQALRQSREEAATLRSEIERRQGDEIALAEQIQRHLQDEQVWEITKQTLTEGCWELSVLDGDIDNPANVPRWSKQFRELIGYSESEFPDGWERYSEVVDQDDLKRMMKVVTDYARSGDFSSAYTVEYRIRHKTRGETWYRERGQGVKDRNGTLCRVIGAVRDISDEKLAETLHARELAGIQATYEQISQVVGVIKGIADQTNMLALNAAIEAARAGDVGRGFSVVADEVKKLAGRTREATQKIQEMLASRSA; encoded by the coding sequence ATGTTCACCAATAAAACGCCCAGGCGCCTGGCAGGGGAAATAGTCGATTACATCGAATCGCTGCTGCGCGACCAGCCGGATGAGCTGGGCGGCAAACCCCATATCAGTCGACACCACGCGCTCGCGGAATGCCTGGCAAGGCTCGCCCATCGAATCGCGCCACCTGCCGACACTCAAGCACAGCGCGCGGCAACCGCCATGGAGCACGACCTTGTCGAAGACCTGAAGCAGGCCCTTAGGCAATCGCGGGAAGAAGCCGCCACGCTGCGCAGCGAGATCGAACGGCGCCAAGGCGACGAGATCGCGCTCGCCGAGCAGATCCAGCGGCACCTTCAGGACGAGCAGGTCTGGGAGATCACCAAGCAGACCCTCACCGAGGGCTGCTGGGAACTGTCAGTCCTGGATGGCGATATCGACAACCCGGCGAATGTGCCGCGCTGGTCCAAGCAGTTCCGGGAGCTCATCGGCTACTCGGAGAGCGAGTTCCCCGACGGCTGGGAACGCTACTCGGAAGTGGTCGATCAGGATGACCTGAAACGCATGATGAAGGTCGTGACCGACTATGCGCGATCCGGTGACTTCTCCTCCGCCTACACGGTCGAGTACCGCATACGGCACAAGACCCGGGGCGAAACCTGGTACCGCGAACGGGGCCAGGGCGTGAAGGACCGCAACGGCACACTGTGTCGCGTGATCGGGGCGGTGCGGGACATCTCCGACGAGAAACTGGCCGAAACGCTTCACGCACGCGAGCTGGCAGGGATTCAGGCGACCTACGAGCAGATATCGCAAGTGGTCGGGGTGATCAAGGGCATCGCCGATCAAACCAACATGCTGGCCCTGAACGCGGCGATAGAGGCGGCCCGTGCGGGCGACGTCGGCCGCGGCTTCTCCGTCGTCGCCGACGAGGTGAAGAAGCTCGCGGGCAGGACCCGCGAAGCGACACAGAAGATCCAGGAAATGCTCGCCTCGCGATCTGCGTAG
- a CDS encoding MFS transporter — translation MKNMRQLLPDSWGLVFSAFASAYGVGLLALLALPFLVSAIMKDLQLDAAQAGFLMSAEFIFTMLASLLVAPAMGRAPRRTLALCGAVVVIGANLVSASLHDVYALAVVRCIAGIGAGLCLSCGNASVASAKNPDQAAGHMNILFVGLMAIVMIAFAEAMAAHGLAGLYYAIAATNVVMLVFICFMPQRAIACEQMPHFQHGANRPNLFSAASICMMLAMFCFSMRDTMGWAFVEQVGVSVGYTSEELGRLFSLQSFIGLLGPLAAAIVGKRFGMRPPVIIGILATGAVSLGYVLGEHSRPMYTLSVMMISTTYFYALAYLTALAASLDREGRIAAASGSFLTLGIAVGPALTGLLAEQGGFLLVGWGLAAMVLLTLLAVMVPLAAIRREEVSAGGRVATAA, via the coding sequence ATGAAAAATATGCGTCAACTGCTCCCAGACAGCTGGGGTCTCGTGTTCTCGGCCTTCGCTTCAGCCTATGGCGTGGGCCTGCTTGCCCTGCTCGCCCTGCCGTTCCTGGTCAGCGCGATCATGAAGGACCTCCAGCTGGACGCGGCGCAGGCCGGATTCCTGATGTCGGCGGAATTCATCTTCACCATGTTGGCGTCGCTGCTGGTTGCGCCCGCGATGGGACGGGCACCGCGTCGCACGCTCGCGCTCTGTGGCGCCGTGGTGGTGATCGGGGCCAACCTGGTTTCGGCGTCGCTGCATGATGTCTATGCGCTCGCGGTCGTTCGCTGCATCGCCGGCATAGGCGCCGGGCTTTGCCTGTCGTGCGGCAATGCGTCGGTAGCCAGTGCGAAGAACCCCGACCAGGCCGCCGGGCACATGAACATCCTGTTCGTGGGGCTGATGGCCATCGTGATGATCGCGTTCGCCGAGGCCATGGCCGCCCACGGGCTGGCCGGGCTGTACTACGCAATCGCCGCGACCAACGTGGTGATGCTGGTGTTCATCTGCTTCATGCCGCAACGGGCCATCGCCTGTGAGCAAATGCCGCATTTCCAGCACGGCGCGAACCGACCGAACCTGTTCTCCGCAGCATCCATCTGCATGATGCTCGCGATGTTCTGCTTCTCGATGCGCGACACCATGGGCTGGGCGTTCGTCGAGCAGGTCGGGGTCAGTGTCGGCTACACCAGCGAAGAGCTGGGCCGGCTGTTTTCCCTGCAGTCCTTCATCGGGTTGCTGGGCCCCCTGGCCGCTGCCATCGTCGGCAAACGCTTCGGCATGCGGCCGCCGGTGATCATCGGCATCCTGGCGACCGGCGCGGTCAGCCTGGGCTATGTCCTGGGTGAGCACTCCCGGCCGATGTACACCCTGTCGGTGATGATGATCTCGACCACCTACTTCTATGCCCTCGCTTACCTGACCGCGCTCGCGGCCTCCCTCGATCGCGAGGGACGGATCGCGGCGGCATCCGGCTCGTTCCTGACCCTGGGCATTGCCGTCGGGCCGGCCCTGACGGGGCTCCTGGCGGAGCAGGGCGGGTTCCTGCTGGTGGGCTGGGGGCTTGCGGCGATGGTCCTGCTCACGTTGCTGGCCGTGATGGTTCCGCTTGCGGCGATTCGCCGTGAAGAGGTTTCGGCTGGCGGCAGGGTCGCGACCGCCGCCTAG
- the gabT gene encoding 4-aminobutyrate--2-oxoglutarate transaminase — MNTNQSLQQRRMAAIPRGVGQIHQIYAERAENATVWDVEGREYLDFAGGIAVLNTGHLHPKVMAAVQEQLAKLTHTCFHVFGYEPYVALAEKLNQLVPGSFEKKTLLVTTGAEAVENAIKIARAATGRNGVIAFTGAYHGRTQYTLSLTGKVVPYSAGMGLMPGGVLRAQYPNEIHGVSTDEAIASIERIFKNDAAPSDIAAIILEPVQGEGGFNVAPKDFMARLRALCDQHGILLIADEVQTGAGRTGTFFAMEQLGVAADLTTFAKSIAGGFPLAGVAGRADVMDAVAPGGLGGTYAGSPVSCAAALAVIEAFESEKLLDRAKSVGEILTVGLRRIGERHNSLVDVRNLGAMVAVELFEGGDVNKPAAELTGKVVAKAREKGLILLSCGTYYNVLRILVPLTVSDADLERGLAIIGECFDELA, encoded by the coding sequence ATGAACACCAACCAGAGCCTGCAACAACGCCGCATGGCCGCCATTCCCCGTGGCGTCGGCCAGATCCACCAGATCTATGCCGAGCGCGCCGAGAACGCCACCGTGTGGGACGTGGAAGGCCGCGAGTACCTGGACTTCGCCGGCGGCATCGCCGTGCTCAACACCGGCCACCTGCACCCCAAGGTGATGGCTGCCGTGCAGGAGCAGCTGGCCAAGCTGACCCACACCTGCTTCCACGTGTTCGGCTACGAGCCCTACGTGGCCCTGGCCGAGAAGCTCAACCAGCTGGTACCGGGCAGCTTCGAGAAGAAGACCCTGCTGGTCACCACCGGCGCCGAAGCCGTCGAGAACGCCATCAAGATCGCCCGCGCCGCCACCGGCCGTAACGGCGTGATCGCCTTCACCGGCGCCTACCACGGTCGCACCCAGTACACCCTGAGCCTCACCGGCAAGGTGGTGCCGTACTCCGCCGGCATGGGCCTGATGCCGGGCGGCGTGTTACGCGCCCAGTACCCGAACGAAATCCATGGCGTGTCCACCGATGAGGCCATCGCCAGCATCGAGCGCATCTTCAAGAACGACGCCGCCCCTAGCGACATCGCCGCGATCATCCTCGAGCCGGTGCAGGGCGAGGGCGGCTTCAACGTCGCGCCGAAGGACTTCATGGCCCGCCTGCGCGCCCTGTGCGACCAGCACGGCATCCTGCTGATCGCCGACGAGGTGCAGACCGGCGCCGGCCGCACCGGCACCTTCTTCGCCATGGAGCAACTGGGCGTGGCCGCCGACCTCACCACCTTCGCCAAGTCCATCGCCGGCGGCTTCCCCCTGGCGGGTGTCGCCGGCCGCGCCGACGTCATGGACGCTGTGGCCCCGGGTGGCCTGGGCGGCACCTATGCCGGCAGCCCCGTCTCCTGCGCAGCCGCCCTGGCGGTGATCGAGGCCTTCGAGAGCGAGAAGCTGCTGGACCGCGCCAAGAGCGTGGGTGAAATCCTCACCGTCGGCCTGCGCCGCATCGGCGAGCGCCACAACAGCCTGGTGGATGTGCGCAACCTCGGCGCCATGGTCGCCGTGGAGCTGTTCGAGGGTGGCGATGTGAACAAGCCGGCCGCCGAACTCACCGGCAAGGTGGTGGCCAAGGCACGCGAGAAGGGCCTGATCCTGCTGTCCTGCGGCACCTACTACAACGTGCTGCGCATCCTGGTGCCGCTGACCGTCAGCGATGCCGACCTGGAACGTGGCCTGGCCATCATCGGCGAGTGCTTCGACGAGCTCGCCTGA
- the gabD gene encoding NADP-dependent succinate-semialdehyde dehydrogenase: MQLKDSSLFRQQAYIDGAWVDADSGLTLKVNNPATGELIGSVPKMGAVETRRAIEAAERALPAWRALTAKDRANRLRRWFELMMQNQEDLARLMTLEQGKPLVESRGEIAYAASFLEWFGEEAKRVYGDMIPGHQADKRLMVIKQPIGVTAAITPWNFPSAMITRKAGPALAAGCTMVLKPASQTPYSALALAELAERAGIPKGVLSVVTGSAGEVGGELTSNPIVRKLTFTGSTEIGRQLMAECAKDIKKVSLELGGNAPFIVFDDADLDAAVEGALVSKYRNNGQTCVCANRLYVQDGVYDAFVDKLKAAVAKLNIGNGLDDGITTGPLIDAKAVAKVQEHIEDAVSKGARVVSGGKPHALGGTFFEPTILVDVPKEAAVAKEETFGPLAPLFRFRDEDEVIAFSNDTEYGLAAYFYARDMGRVFRVAEALEYGIVGINTGIISNEVAPFGGVKASGLGREGSKYGIDDYLEIKYLCIGV; encoded by the coding sequence GTGCAACTGAAAGACTCCAGCCTGTTCCGCCAGCAGGCCTATATCGATGGTGCCTGGGTCGACGCCGACAGCGGCCTGACCCTCAAGGTGAACAACCCCGCCACCGGCGAGCTGATCGGCAGCGTGCCGAAGATGGGCGCCGTGGAAACCCGCCGCGCCATCGAGGCCGCCGAGCGCGCCCTGCCGGCCTGGCGTGCGCTGACCGCCAAGGACCGCGCCAACCGCCTGCGCCGTTGGTTCGAGCTGATGATGCAGAACCAGGAAGACCTGGCCCGCCTGATGACCCTGGAGCAGGGCAAGCCCCTGGTGGAATCCCGTGGCGAGATCGCCTACGCCGCCTCCTTCCTGGAGTGGTTCGGCGAAGAGGCCAAGCGCGTCTACGGTGACATGATCCCCGGCCACCAGGCGGACAAGCGCCTGATGGTGATCAAGCAGCCCATCGGCGTCACCGCCGCCATCACCCCGTGGAACTTCCCCTCGGCGATGATCACCCGCAAGGCCGGCCCGGCGCTCGCCGCCGGCTGCACCATGGTGCTCAAGCCCGCGTCGCAGACACCGTACTCCGCCCTGGCCCTGGCCGAGCTGGCCGAGCGCGCCGGCATCCCGAAAGGCGTGCTCAGCGTGGTCACCGGCAGCGCCGGCGAGGTGGGCGGCGAGCTGACCAGCAACCCCATCGTGCGCAAGCTGACCTTCACCGGCTCCACCGAGATCGGCCGCCAGCTGATGGCCGAGTGCGCCAAGGACATCAAGAAGGTTTCCCTGGAGCTGGGCGGCAATGCGCCCTTCATCGTCTTCGATGACGCCGACCTCGACGCCGCCGTGGAAGGCGCCCTGGTGTCCAAGTACCGCAACAACGGCCAGACCTGCGTCTGCGCCAACCGCCTGTATGTGCAGGACGGCGTGTACGACGCCTTCGTCGACAAGCTCAAGGCCGCCGTGGCCAAGCTCAACATCGGCAACGGCCTGGACGACGGCATCACCACCGGCCCGCTGATCGACGCCAAGGCCGTGGCCAAGGTCCAGGAGCACATCGAGGACGCCGTCTCCAAGGGCGCCCGTGTGGTGTCCGGCGGCAAGCCCCACGCCCTGGGCGGCACCTTCTTCGAGCCGACAATCCTGGTCGACGTGCCGAAAGAGGCCGCCGTGGCCAAGGAAGAGACCTTCGGCCCCCTGGCGCCGCTGTTCCGCTTCAGGGACGAGGACGAAGTCATCGCCTTCTCCAACGACACCGAGTACGGCCTGGCCGCCTACTTCTACGCCCGCGACATGGGCCGCGTGTTCCGCGTGGCCGAGGCCCTGGAGTACGGCATCGTCGGCATCAACACCGGGATCATCTCCAACGAGGTGGCGCCCTTCGGTGGCGTGAAGGCCTCGGGCCTGGGGCGCGAAGGCTCCAAGTACGGCATCGACGACTACCTGGAAATCAAATACCTCTGCATCGGCGTGTAA
- the lhgO gene encoding L-2-hydroxyglutarate oxidase, with amino-acid sequence MYDFIIIGGGIVGMSTAMQLTQVYPDAKILLLEKESGPARHQTGHNSGVIHAGVYYTPGSLKARFCLEGNKATKAFCDKHGIRYDECGKLLVATNELEMQRMKALWERTEANGLERYWLSAGELREREPNIVGIGGIFVPSSGIVSYAEVTAAMGREFQAAGGEIRYNAEVSGLDERADEVVVRTRSDEFRGRFLITCSGLMADRVVRMLGIEPNFIICPFRGEYYLLPKQHNQIVNHLIYPIPDPSMPFLGVHLTRMIDGTVTVGPNAVLAMKREGYRKSDISVSDLFETLTTPGILKVLAKNLRPGLIEMKNSLFKGGYLKEVQKYCPSITKADLTEYPAGVRAQAVSRDGKLIDDFLFVNTPRSVNVCNAPSPAATSAIPIGAYIVGKVREQVAASGSSLGAKAIDNKQRAAG; translated from the coding sequence GTGTACGATTTCATCATCATCGGCGGCGGTATCGTGGGCATGTCCACGGCCATGCAGCTGACCCAGGTCTACCCGGACGCGAAGATTCTCCTGCTGGAGAAGGAATCCGGCCCGGCCCGGCACCAGACCGGCCACAACAGCGGCGTGATCCATGCCGGCGTCTACTACACCCCCGGCAGCCTCAAGGCGCGCTTCTGCCTGGAAGGCAACAAGGCCACCAAGGCCTTCTGCGACAAGCACGGCATCCGCTACGACGAGTGCGGCAAGCTGCTGGTGGCCACCAACGAGCTGGAAATGCAGCGCATGAAGGCGCTCTGGGAGCGCACCGAGGCCAACGGCCTGGAGCGCTACTGGCTGTCCGCCGGCGAGCTGCGCGAGCGCGAGCCGAACATCGTCGGCATCGGCGGCATCTTCGTGCCCTCCAGCGGTATCGTCAGCTACGCGGAAGTCACCGCCGCCATGGGCCGCGAGTTCCAGGCCGCCGGCGGCGAGATCCGCTACAACGCCGAAGTCTCCGGCCTGGACGAGCGCGCCGACGAGGTGGTAGTACGCACCCGCAGCGACGAGTTCCGCGGCCGCTTCCTCATCACCTGCTCGGGCCTGATGGCCGACCGCGTGGTGCGCATGCTCGGCATCGAGCCGAACTTCATCATCTGCCCGTTCCGTGGCGAGTACTACCTGCTGCCCAAGCAGCACAACCAGATCGTCAACCACCTGATCTACCCGATCCCCGACCCGTCCATGCCGTTCCTCGGCGTGCACCTGACGCGGATGATCGACGGCACCGTCACCGTCGGCCCCAACGCCGTGCTGGCGATGAAGCGCGAGGGCTACCGCAAGTCCGATATCTCGGTCTCCGACCTGTTCGAGACGCTGACCACCCCCGGCATCCTCAAGGTGCTGGCAAAGAACCTGCGCCCGGGCCTGATCGAGATGAAGAACTCGCTGTTCAAGGGCGGCTACCTCAAGGAAGTGCAGAAGTACTGCCCGAGCATCACCAAGGCCGACCTCACCGAGTACCCGGCCGGTGTGCGCGCCCAGGCGGTGTCCCGCGACGGCAAGCTCATCGACGACTTCCTCTTCGTCAACACCCCGCGCAGCGTGAACGTGTGCAACGCACCGTCGCCCGCCGCCACCTCCGCGATCCCCATCGGCGCCTACATCGTCGGCAAGGTCCGCGAACAGGTCGCCGCCTCCGGCTCCAGCCTCGGCGCCAAGGCTATCGATAACAAACAGCGGGCCGCCGGCTGA